The Agromyces hippuratus genome has a window encoding:
- a CDS encoding SDR family oxidoreductase yields the protein MTILVTAASGQLGRLVVDALLARGAAPADIVATARDTSKLEQLAARGLRTAELDYARPETIAAALDGVDSVLLISGSEPGNRVALHQNVLDAAKAAGVAKLVYTSAPRATTSSLVLAPDHKATEEAIAASGVPAVIVRNNWYTENYAADVVRAASTGVIAASTADGRVASATRADLAEGAAVVLLEDGHLGEVYEFGGDVAWNYDELAAAASEVVGRDVTYTPLTPAEHVAALEAAGLDAGTAGFVAAIDAGIAEGVLSQADGTLSRLLGRPTTPLVDGLRAVVAVEDAAA from the coding sequence ATGACCATCCTCGTCACCGCCGCCTCGGGCCAGCTCGGCCGCCTCGTCGTCGACGCACTGCTCGCCCGCGGCGCCGCCCCCGCCGACATCGTCGCGACCGCCCGCGACACCTCGAAGCTCGAGCAGCTCGCCGCTCGCGGCCTCCGCACCGCCGAGCTCGACTACGCGCGGCCCGAGACCATCGCGGCGGCGCTCGACGGCGTCGACAGCGTGCTGCTCATCTCCGGATCCGAGCCCGGCAACCGCGTCGCGCTGCACCAGAACGTGCTCGATGCCGCGAAGGCTGCAGGCGTCGCGAAGCTCGTCTACACGAGCGCGCCCCGCGCCACGACGTCGAGCCTCGTGCTCGCCCCCGACCACAAGGCCACCGAGGAGGCCATCGCCGCCTCTGGTGTTCCCGCGGTGATCGTGCGCAACAACTGGTACACCGAGAACTACGCAGCGGATGTCGTGCGCGCCGCGTCGACCGGTGTGATCGCCGCCTCCACGGCTGACGGACGCGTTGCGAGCGCCACTCGCGCCGATCTCGCCGAGGGCGCCGCCGTGGTGCTGCTCGAAGACGGCCACCTCGGCGAGGTGTACGAGTTCGGCGGCGATGTCGCCTGGAACTACGACGAGCTCGCCGCCGCGGCATCCGAGGTCGTCGGACGCGACGTGACGTACACGCCGCTCACGCCCGCCGAGCACGTCGCCGCCCTCGAGGCCGCCGGCCTCGACGCCGGCACTGCGGGCTTCGTCGCCGCGATCGACGCCGGTATCGCCGAGGGCGTGCTCAGCCAGGCGGATGGCACGCTCTCCCGCCTGCTCGGCCGCCCGACGACGCCCCTCGTCGACGGCCTGCGCGCGGTCGTCGCCGTCGAGGACGCCGCGGCCTGA
- a CDS encoding DUF4442 domain-containing protein, which produces MPVTPRRLALGMSLWIPNLFSGIRVKRFAPDWTSATVELHVNVFTRNYVKTAFGGSMSAMTDPYFFMLVMHQIGRDYIVWDTRGEIEFVKPGRGVLTAHFTVSPEQTAELRERARGGAKVLEWFETEITDRDGDVVARVRREVYVREKKRVTAPGPTP; this is translated from the coding sequence ATGCCTGTCACACCTCGACGACTCGCCCTCGGCATGAGCCTGTGGATTCCGAACCTGTTCAGCGGCATCCGCGTGAAGCGATTCGCCCCTGACTGGACGAGTGCGACGGTCGAGCTGCACGTCAACGTGTTCACCCGCAATTACGTGAAGACCGCGTTCGGCGGATCGATGTCGGCCATGACCGACCCCTACTTCTTCATGCTCGTGATGCATCAGATCGGGCGCGACTACATCGTCTGGGACACTCGCGGCGAGATCGAGTTCGTCAAGCCCGGCCGCGGCGTGCTGACCGCGCACTTCACGGTGTCGCCCGAGCAGACGGCCGAGCTGCGCGAGCGCGCCCGCGGCGGCGCGAAGGTGCTCGAGTGGTTCGAGACCGAGATCACCGACCGCGACGGCGACGTCGTCGCGCGGGTGCGCCGCGAGGTCTACGTGCGTGAGAAGAAGCGCGTGACCGCGCCCGGTCCGACCCCGTGA